The following proteins come from a genomic window of Sardina pilchardus chromosome 1, fSarPil1.1, whole genome shotgun sequence:
- the LOC134075545 gene encoding histone H1-like has protein sequence MAEAAPAPAAAPAKAPKKKAPRPKTTGPSVGELVVKAISASKERKGVSLAALKKALAAGGYDVEKNNARVKVAIKNLVTKGTLIQTKGTGASGSFKLNKAAEKKPAKKAAPKAKKPAAKKPAAAKKAAAKKPAAAKKSPKKAAKKPATPKKATKSPKKAKKPAAPKKAAKSPKKVKATKPKAAKPKAAKPKAAKPKKAAPKKK, from the coding sequence ATGGCAGAAGCTGCTCCAGCCCCCGCAGCGGCCCCAGCAAAGGCCCCCAAGAAGAAGGCACCCCGGCCCAAGACAACTGGACCAAGTGTGGGCGAGCTCGTCGTCAAAGCGATCTCTGCCTctaaggagaggaagggagtttCTCTGGCTGCGTTGAAGAAGGCTTTGGCTGCTGGTGGATACGACGTGGAAAAGAACAACGCTCGTGTTAAGGTGGCCATCAAGAACTTGGTCACAAAGGGAACTCTGATCCAGACCAAGGGAACTGGTGCCTCCGGATCCTTCAAGCTGAACAAGGCTGCGGAAAAGAAGCCCGCAAAGAAGGCAGCTCCTAAAGCCAAGAAACCAGCAGCAAAGAAGCCTGCTGCGGCCAAGAAGGCAGCGGCCAAGAAACCAGCGGCCGCTAAAAAGTCTCCCAAGAAAGCAGCCAAGAAGCCCGCCACGCCGAAGAAGGCAACGAAGAGCCCAAAGAAAGCAAAGAAGCCCGCTGCACCCAAGAAGGCAGCGAAGAGCCCCAAGAAAGTCAAGGCAACGAAACCAAAGGCGGCCAAGCCTAAAGCTGCTAAGCCCAAAGCCGCCAAGCCCAAAAAGGCGGCACCTAAGAAGAAGTAA
- the LOC134091798 gene encoding histone H2A translates to MSGRGKTGGKARAKAKTRSSRAGLQFPVGRVHRLLRKGNYAQRVGAGAPVYLAAVLEYLTAEILELAGNAARDNKKTRIIPRHLQLAVRNDEELNKLLGGVTIAQGGVLPNIQAVLLPKKTEKSK, encoded by the coding sequence ATGAGCGGAAGAGGCAAAACTGGTGGCAAGGCCAGAGCAAAGGCTAAGACCAGGTCGTCCAGGGCTGGACTGCAGTTCCCCGTGGGCCGCGTGCACAGGCTGCTGCGTAAAGGCAACTATGCCCAGCGTGTGGGTGCTGGTGCGCCGGTCTACTTGGCTGCCGTGCTCGAGTACCTGACTGCTGAAATCTTGGAGTTGGCCGGTAACGCTGCCCGTGATAACAAGAAGACCCGTATCATCCCCCGCCACCTGCAGCTGGCTGTGCGTAACGACGAGGAGTTGAACAAGCTGCTCGGCGGAGTGACCATCGCTCAGGGTGGTGTGCTGCCTAACATCCAGGCTGTGCTGCTGCCCAAGAAGACCGAAAAGTCCAAGTAA
- the LOC134075562 gene encoding histone H2B-like — protein MPDPAKPAPKKGSKKAVTKTAGKGGKKRRKSRKESYAIYVYKVLKQVHPDTGISSKAMGIMNSFVNDIFERIAGEASRLAHYNKRSTISSREIQTAVRLLLPGELAKHAVSEGTKAVTKYTSSK, from the coding sequence ATGCCAGACCCAGCCAAGCCTGCCCCGAAGAAGGGCTCCAAGAAAGCCGTGACAAAGACGGCAGGAAAAGGAGGCAAGAAACGCAGAAAGTCCAGGAAGGAGAGCTATGCAATCTACGTGTACAAAGTCCTGAAACAGGTCCACCCTGATACCGGAATCTCTTCTAAAGCGATGGGCATTATGAATTCCTTCGTGAATGACATCTTTGAGCGCATTGCTGGAGAGGCTTCCCGTTTGGCTCACTACAACAAGCGCTCCACCATCTCTTCCAGGGAGATCCAGACCGCAGTGCGTCTGCTTCTGCCCGGTGAGCTGGCCAAGCATGCTGTGTCCGAGGGAACCAAGGCTGTGACCAAGTATACCAGCTCCAAGTAG
- the LOC134092020 gene encoding histone H3, translated as MARTKQTARKSTGGKAPRKQLATKAARKSAPATGGVKKPHRYRPGTVALREIRRYQKSTELLIRKLPFQRLVREIAQDFKTDLRFQSSAVMALQEASEAYLVGLFEDTNLCAIHAKRVTIMPKDIQLARRIRGERA; from the coding sequence ATGGCAAGAACCAAGCAGACAGCCCGCAAATCTACAGGAGGTAAGGCTCCGAGAAAACAGCTCGCCACCAAAGCTGCGCGTAAAAGCGCACCGGCTACCGGTGGAGTGAAAAAGCCTCACCGTTACAGGCCAGGAACCGTCGCTCTGAGAGAGATCCGTCGTTATCAGAAGTCCACCGAGCTGCTGATCCGCAAGCTGCCCTTCCAGCGTCTGGTCAGAGAAATCGCTCAGGATTTCAAGACTGATCTGCGCTTCCAGAGCTCTGCAGTCATGGCTCTTCAGGAGGCCAGCGAGGCTTACCTCGTCGGTCTGTTTGAGGACACCAACCTTTGCGCCATCCACGCCAAGAGAGTCACCATTATGCCCAAAGACATCCAGTTGGCTCGTCGTATCCGCGGGGAGCGTGCTTAA